Part of the Caulifigura coniformis genome, CATGACACTTCCCCTCAGGACTTTTGCAGCCCGACGGGCCGCGAGATTGACTTTCGTTGTCGAGTCGGCCCCTGCCGGCAAAACGGAAGTCTCGTAAAGCAATCCTCGGCGGACGTGCGTGAAGGGACCGCGGTGGTCGCGGCCGTTGATCTTCACGACCTGCCCCGCCGGCACGTCGAAGCAATCACTGCAGTGCACGCCCACGCTGGCCTGCCATTGCTGGCCGGCATCAGCAGCGGCGAGCACGTTCTGGACCTGAGTCGAAACGCCAGTCACGAGCCCCGCGAGAGCGAGACACTTCCCGTCGTTCTGAATCTTGTCCACGGAGCCAAGTGTCGTCTCCGTCGTCGCCTGATGGTCGAGCAGGATCGGGAAACTACCAGGGGCCTCTAGTCCCGCCAGGTCGAGCACAACAGGCAACTCAAAACCCTCAACCAGCATCTTCCCGCCGTTGTAGGCGAGGATGTTGAACCGGCGCGGTTTCCCGTTCCGGTGTCCGGCCGCACGAAGGTCAAGTTTTGCTTTGAGCCTGAGCATCAGTTCTGCGTTGCCGCCTCAAACTTGGCCGCGGCGTCCGCAAGTTCCTTCTTCAGCGAGGAGCACCGATTGGCGATGGTCTCGGCGTCCTTCACCCGGAAGTGCCCCACGCAGTCCACCACCATCCCGAAGCGAATGCCGGCGTCCTGCATGACCACGCAGATCTGCGCGGGCAGCAGCCCCAGCATCGAACACAGAAACCCCATGCTCACGAACTGCTGGTCGTCGGCGGGTGCGAACTGCTGAAAGTCTGGGTTCATTTCAAATCTCCTGAGCCGATGTTACGGAGGGAGCGCCAGCCCCCTTCCAGATTTTGGAAGTCACTCGATGATCACGGCGAATTTCCCGCGACAGCCTCGGCACGTCTTCCACAGATACCGGGAGCCGTCGCCCTGATTGATGCTGCGGTCGGTCGTGTGGTCCGGGCTCTTACAGAGCGGACACTTCACCCGTTTGATGATGACAGTCGGGCGAACCGGCTTGAGTTCATCGGGAAGCGGTGGGAACACAGAACGCCCCTGACCCCATGAGGATTGTACGGGAAAAGGTGAAAACAAAACTGACTCTCACGCTGGGCAACGTGTGATACGACGTGGCGAGAGGGCGGTCAGAAGGACCCCGGTTCGGACGTGGGCGGTTTTCGCAATCGTCCACGTGGAGAGCCGCGACGACGTTGTGGACGTGGGCGGGCGGTCCCTTTAGACCGCCCACACACAACGTCCCGACACGTGGGCGGGTACGTGGGCGGTCACTCATCGCCCACGTCCTGTCTGATTGAGTATTCAAGGGTCTCGTTCCCCTTCTTGGTGATGGTTTGAGTGGTCAGTTGGTTGTCGGCGCGAAGCATGTTGACGAGCCGTTCACACCTCTCCCGTGACAGGCCAGTGCGTTCGCGCAACACGCGGATGGTGGCCGGGCCTTGCCGTAGGGCATCGACGACCTGCCGCTTGCCCTCAATGTCGCGCTGGCTCGTCCGCTGTTCGCCGACGGTCAGCCTGCCCTTCAACTTGGTCACGTCGACCCCGCCGTCTGGCAGCCAGAGCGGAAACGCCCACCTGATCGCGAGAGGGGCCAGCGGCTTGAACGATCGAACCGCAGCCTCGAGGACGACCGTGTTCTCTTCCTCGTGCGGCCGGAGAACGGCGTGCGTGTCAGCCGCCCGGGATTGAGCGCCAGCACCAGCGCCCGTATCCGTGACAGATTTTTCGCCTTGCTGGCCTCGGCTTGTGTGATGAATCCCGCACCAAGAACACGCGGCCGTCCCGATCAGCTGGTCAAGCTTGTTGTACAACGCCGCCATTTGGGCGTTGTCGTTTTCGCTGACGCCTTCCGGGTAAAACCTATACCAGCTGTCGCCGATGACGAGCTGGTACTCGCCGCGCTCGATGCCATCGAACACCCGGTCAAGTTCCAGGAGCGACAGAAGCTGGCCACGAAGGGGCAGGACGTGCAGGCTGGATTCGTAGTCAGTCTGTCGCAGTCCCATCGCCTCCGCGACGACAGGAAGCCTGTGCGCGATGGTCTCTGGATGCAGCTCGTTGTCGAGGATCAGCACCTTTCCCGGCGTGCAGGCGAACGTGTCGAGCCATTCGCGGCCCGTGACGATCGAGAGGGCCAGGTTGTAGGCCAGCCAGGACTTGCCCACCTTCGGCGGCGCGATGAGGTTCATCGTCTCGCCCTGCCTCAGCAGACCGTCCACGATGATCGGACGCATTTCCGGGTACTGCTTGGCCAGGTCGCCAAACGTGAGCGGTTTCAGAATCCGGGATTCTTCCGCCGGCCCGCTGGATGACCATTTGGGGGCCTCCCCGGCCAGCTGTTCGAGTTGCTTCTTTGAACCGCCGGCCGCGAGCCAGTCCGAGACGTCGCCCTTCGCCGGCAGGCCAGGCAATCGCAGCACCTTGATCGACCGGGCGTACCCGACCAGCGACCGTGCGACCTCCTCCGCATGTTTTTCACCGGGATTGTCGTTGTCCGGGAGGATCACCACGTGCCGCCACACGAGGTGTTCCGCGAATTCCTTCCGCCATTTGCCGGCCCCGCCGGAGTTGCACGTCGCCGTCAGCCCCATTGCGGCCAGGCGGTCGGCGTCCTTCTCGCCTTCGA contains:
- a CDS encoding AAA family ATPase encodes the protein MTTAEILARLEGVKGGDGQWTARCPAHDDNRNSLSITAGPDGRTLIRCHAGCTSAGVALAAGMELSDLFSQPRSNGHHGGNGRQIVATYDYCDAFGKLLYQAVRYEPKDFRQRRPDGNGGWIHKLSGVDPVPYRLPALIQSADHDRVVYVVEGEKDADRLAAMGLTATCNSGGAGKWRKEFAEHLVWRHVVILPDNDNPGEKHAEEVARSLVGYARSIKVLRLPGLPAKGDVSDWLAAGGSKKQLEQLAGEAPKWSSSGPAEESRILKPLTFGDLAKQYPEMRPIIVDGLLRQGETMNLIAPPKVGKSWLAYNLALSIVTGREWLDTFACTPGKVLILDNELHPETIAHRLPVVAEAMGLRQTDYESSLHVLPLRGQLLSLLELDRVFDGIERGEYQLVIGDSWYRFYPEGVSENDNAQMAALYNKLDQLIGTAACSWCGIHHTSRGQQGEKSVTDTGAGAGAQSRAADTHAVLRPHEEENTVVLEAAVRSFKPLAPLAIRWAFPLWLPDGGVDVTKLKGRLTVGEQRTSQRDIEGKRQVVDALRQGPATIRVLRERTGLSRERCERLVNMLRADNQLTTQTITKKGNETLEYSIRQDVGDE